The region TTCTCATAAAGGTATTTATTTCATGGACTGACTTGGTAGAAAATATTAGATAGATGaagaatgaaaaaatcaaatccagATTCATGAAAAACATGATAAGAACATTTTTATACCGGCTAAGAAATATAATCTACATTTCTTGAAAttctagttttaaattttagagcTGGTATTTGTGATCTTTCTTTATGACCCACCAATCGAAGCTAACACCTCTTCCTCGGATGGAATTCCTATATTTATGGCTTAGAATATGCTGTTGTGTTTTTTGTCAACCAGGATTTAGTTCGATTCCAAGCAGACAGGTTTAGCCATTTTGGAGTTTCTTCGAGCTTAGGCCTGGGTTGAGCTACGATCTTGTACGCCGGCGTAGGCTCGTGTTTCTTTTGATGCTGTGCTTATTTCAGGACCCAATTTTGTAACCTTAAATTgcaagtaaaacaaaaaaccttATTTTGCTTTTGGTAATAATTCCCATGCACAGAATCACGTGTTGAATTAGGTTTTCCTTTtctatccccccccccccctctttttaACAGAATAGGAAACTTGGCTTGCAAGGTACACGAGTTCCCATATCGAGCATTGTCCATTCCATTAACACAATAGCGCAGTACTAGCGTATATATCCTTCAATCACCAAACCTAATCTCTTGCAAGAATTCAAGCTTGCTGGGGGCTACGTTTCTTTCTCAGGCAAACCAGTTTTTTCAATGGCAGAAGATCATGGTAGAAGCAAAATCTCCAACATCCAAGAGTGGTTATGTAGCCTTGAATACGAGGCATGTCTAGCTATAGTCCTTCTTGCAGTATTCCTAGCCATGGTTTTTATGCCATGGTACAACAATCTGCAGCCCCCCTTGATTAGTTTTTCAGGGCAGGTGAAATTCCTTCTCCCAATCATGCTATTGCTCCTATACAAACTAGTGCTCTGGTTATTGCCAGTCGTCGAAGGCAATGGCAGAGAGCAGAACGTTTGGTTTGGTAGCTTGGTCGAGGGTTGCAGCATGTTGGCCGGGGCTGGTTTGATAAtgctaatttttgttcttgggaGCCTGCAGTCAACCATACATGATAGCTATAGCTGGCCATTTTAAGGGAGTTAGGTGATATGCGAATTTACAATTATAACTCAATATATTCTCATTTTTTCCAATGTGATTGTGGTTAGCTAGTGAGTAGCTTAATTATGgaaaaatatatcaacaaaTAGAATCAAGATTCAAGCAACTAGCACGAAAACTCTtgaaagtaaatatttttttatggtatggctagtgttttttaatttattacatgttcttgttattaagtttcttcttcttcttttaatcgCATGTTAGTAATTTATGGACCGTGCTTAATAGTGGGATAATTGAGAAAGAACCATACATGTcgggtattttttatataaaaaaaaattagtttttaataagGGCTTGAACTGACCACCAAGTTAACTAAATTTATCCGAGTTAACttataattagtttaatttaaaatacagcCAGATCAACAAGGTGGTTTTGATGCCAGATGTCAGGGATCTCATAGGGTATGAATGTGGACTGTGGGTTAAATTATGGGCCAGATGGAGATGGTACTCGGCCCATTATGAAACTCAGCCCAGTCCGTGTTCATTACTTCTTTGAGACTAGGCCCATTGAGTTCAAACGAAACGTAGCTTATATAAGAGTAACTTATATTTTAACACCACTTTACGTCAAACATTGGAAACAGgcagaaaaaagaatgaaaacatgTTATTGGCTTGCGGTCAGGTCAAACCTCTCGCTCACCCCCATCCATTGGATTTGATGTTTttggtttgattgtttttttttttttttttgtcagaacGCTCCAAGATAGTTATTTGACAATTTGAAATCCTCCCCGCAAGTGGGGGACACGGCAAATAAATATGAAAGGGGCCCAGATTGAATTGGGTTGGAGGGAGAAGTTTCTCTCTTCCAGAAGatcttcctcctttttttttttaaataataataataataataataattggttttaaaatatttttatatgaaaatatattaaaataatgtatatttttatttttttaaattatttttttattagtatatcaaaataataagaaattataaaaaataattttaaatacaaaataaattaacaatgtAAGAATCTTATCAGAATAAATTGAATCCCAAATAAATTAACAAGCCATGCACCAATTATATCCCTCGGAATCTTATGACCTGGCGTTAAGCCTGAGTGGTGAGGGAATTGGgacttaataatttttctttcgaGGAAATTAGGATTTTAATACgtttttcaacataaaaggAGTTACCATCAATAAGTGTcgtagcggttgctttttaaatagcttttcatgctgaaatatatattaatatttttttttatattttaaaaattatatttaacatcagcacattaaaacaatttaaaaaatacaaaccgtacttaatttaaaaaattgaaacgcTAAGCCAAACATACCCAAAATGTAACCGAAACGCGGGTTACAACGCGGAAGAAGCTGAGGGGGGCAGCGGCTGCGTTGTAAATTACTAAATTGTAATTAGCGATCAGATCTGGTTTGATTTAAACCAAATCAACAGcaatttaaaaaagcaataaagAACAGAAGCCTGTCAGCAATTAAAGAAAAGCAGTGTGGCCTTGTATAGTTGTTGGATTGGACTTGAAACAATTATGAAAGcaagataattaaataaagaagggcaaatctttttttaaaaaatacatcgaATTACCGAGCAATGTCGAGTTTGCCCCTGAACAAAATTTTACAtcaattccatccttcaacAACTTTGATTTACAAGGCCATTCGTGCTTGGTCGATCCCGGAGTCTTGCAACCAATTTAACTGACAATTTTTGAAACTCGAGgggataaaaaatcatataaaaaccgAAACCACCGTGTCTTGTTAGGAATCAAAGAGACTTCAGAGAAATTGCTCTCTGTCTCCGGTCTCAGGTCTTCAAAGAGGGAAACAAAAATAAGATCGAATCGAAGACAGATGGATGTTTGAATTGAAGATGGCTAGTCAAATGAATACAAACCCTTTCATTATTATTCATCGAATATCTCCACGCCGGCTCACCAGCAGACCTTCTAGAAACACAAACCATGTTCTATTTCTATCTAGAATGAAGACTTTTCcttctcttgtttatttatataccCCCCCGTCCTTTGATGGAGCCATGTACAAGCAGTCATCACAGTCGTGCACAGCTTTATAGTGCGGTTgtgaatgtttttaaataatttttcgtgccaaaatatatgttaatgatatttttttattttttaaaaattatttttatattaatatatcaaaacgattcaaaacatataaattatattaattttttttaaaaaaaaattaaattttttaaaaacgcaACGAGTGGCtttcttctttcaattatttcCAAGACAAgcaagtttataatttatttaatctacgCAAAAATCATTCTGATTATCATGAGTCGTGATTAAACCTGTGTTGTTGAAATTAATAGGCTGGCCCGGTAAGtatcatgttttaaattaaattaagtgttaattaaaaatgatattattttagtttgtttttaaaatctcaaaacaatattttttgagaaaaattaatttaggttaGTCTGTTCAGCATTCTAACCCGGTTGGTTCTTAGGTAAATCCAAAATAGTAATGTGTTAGTtggttttaatttctaaaacggTGACGTGCACGGGTTTTTTTCACTTGATATTTGCCCTCCTCCCAGGAACGTACTACTTGGATATACACAACAATATTccaatctgaaaaaaaaaaaaagaaaagaaaagaaaaggagggattaCTTAGACTACAAGGAATTTATTCACGCTTGACATGCCTTTTTCCACACAAAGTTCACACACAAAGCATTGAGAAAATCATCAGCATCTTTATTCTGTGCCTGCTGGGCAACAAACTGCAATCTGAATTCgtagaaatatttttcaattcaaattatatgttttcttgatttttttgtatcagtatattttttaaaaacatgtgaaaccataaaaataaaaaattcttagttattttttcattataatccAGGCAAGCTATTTAGAGAGGTGTTTAAGAATatgttaaagtgttttttatttaaaaatatattaaaataatttaaaaatatataaaaaatattaatttgaaaatatttttaaaacacatgaaCAAACCCCTGTTATTGTTGcagtaaaacaaaacaattctaGCAGATGAAGAAATGAATTGTAGAGGCTGATCCTCCTAACAGCTTGAGCCTTGAGCTTGCCGTGCTTTGGTTTCAAAAAGATCTTGGAACAATCAAAAGCCAACAACTGCAAGAACACTATAGGAAATCTCACCCTACTATTTGTAGGGTTTGCGTTGTCCTTACAAGTTGTTGATATTTTTGCCTCGGAGTAAATGTCAAGAATCATTTAAAGCTTCTAATCAACTCACacgtttcatttttatttatttttttaatttagaatttattataAACACTCGAGAACATTatcactaaaataataataattatttgatcaGTATCTTTGATTTTGATTCAAGTATTTGGTTTTGATTACCTTTTATCATAAAGTTTATTCAGATAATGCTTAATTAATGCCCGCTTAGCTTTTTAATAGGTACAAAATATTACATAATCACTTCATTTACAAGTTTGAGTTAAATTAtcttataactttttattttagattaaatccaccattaattcttaaactaaaaatcaatcattttttttaatacaacacttagaaaaaaaaaccatggtttAACGTGTAGGTAATAATATGATGTagggtgttttttaatttaaaaaatattttttatttttaatatcaatgtagaaaaactattattttaatacttatttaaataaaaattaatttaagaacaaCTACTTCCACGAAAACAAACTCTAATACTATCAAACTCTAAAACTCTCTctacattttgattttgatgttccTATTTTCTTAATCTAATAGGCAcgcacattttttttatataaaaaaaaactcttaccTGTCGCCTTCCATTGCTGACTACTTCCTCATTCCTTGCAAACCCCGTCGTCTCCTCAACAATGCCTCTGACTTTGGACAAGTCTCTGTGTTCGTTAAACACGCTTCTTCGACCTCTATTACTTCTGCACCAGCTCAAACTTGCTACAATAATTTTTAAGCCCCCCCCGCCCCCACCCAccccccctctctttctctccctctACTTGTCGTTGGTTTTGCTGTAGTTTTGCACGAGAAGTAAGTGCTAGTTGTTTCAAAGTGTAAAAGGGAGCTCCATCACAGTACAGGTGACTTTGCTCTGTGCCTGTctgttgaattttgttttttttcctttttgttcatCCTGTAGAGAAAGAGTGAGTCTTTTTGTAGCTTAAGCTGTTTTTAGTTTCCGGGCTTTGATTAAAAGTCAAATCTTTGCTGCCGCTGCTGTTGTGATTTTTTACCGAGAGAGGTTAGAATCAAGTCTTATGCTGGTGGAGGGTTATTTTAGCTCTAGATCATGGCCGCAGAGAGGGCTTTACTGATCCCATCACCAAGAACCCCAAATATTACTCAGGATTTGCCTAGCTTACCTGTTTCATCTAACAGCGAAGTAAAAGTCAACCTTGATAATCCCAGATTGGTTTCCGGGATGGACTCTCAAAACCCAACTGAAAGTTCATCAAGTAATGAGATTTCTCTTAAATCTGCATCAAGAAGAAGTCTTTCTTCAAATCCATCAAGGGCTTCACGTGGGAATTCAATTGGAGCAGGGAGTTTTCGTGATCTAGGATCAAAACCTGTGAGGCTGGGGTCTAGACGAGGTGATTCCGAGGTGTTTAGTGCATCCCAGAAAGAAATTAGCGATGAAGATGCTAGGCTGGTTTACTTAAATGACCCTGCAAAGTCAAATGAGAGGTTTGAGTTTACTGGGAACTCAGTTCACACTGCGAAATATTCTCTCATTTCGTTCATACCTCGAAATTTGTTCGAGCAGTTTCATAGAGTTGCATATGTATACTTCCTTATTATTGCTGTGCTCAATCAGCTCCCCCAGCTCGCAGTTTTCGGCAGGACAGCTTCCATTTTGCCACTCGCCTTTGTGCTGCTAGTTACAGCAGTTAAAGATGCTTTTGAAGATTGGAGAAGGCATATGTCAGATAGAATTGAAAACAGTAGATTGGCATGGGTTTTGGTCAATGATCagtttcaaaaaaagaaatggaaggaCATTCAGGTTGGTGAGATAATCAAGATTCAGGCAAATGACACTCTTCCTTGTGATATGGTGCTGCTCTCCACTAGTGATTCAACTGGGGTGGCCTATGTGCAGACTATAAATTTGGACGGAGAGTCGAATTTGAAGACCAGGTATGCAAAGCAAGAGACCCTTTCAAAGATTcctgaaaaggaaaagattaGTGGGTTGATCAAGTGTGAGAAACCCAATAGAAACATCTATGGATTTCAGGCAAACATGGACATTGATGGGAAACGACTGTCACTTGGGCCCTCCAATATTATTCTTCGTGGCTGTGAGCTCAAAAATACCTCTTGGGCAATTGGAGTGGCAGTGTATTGTGGCCGTGAGACCAAGGCAATGCTTAACAACTCGGGAGCCCCATCAAAAAGGAGCTGGCTTGAGACACGTATGAATTCAGAGATCATTGTACTCTCTGTGTTTCTTATTGCTTTATGTTCCGTCGTCTCCATCTCTGCTGCTGTGTGGTTAAGGCGCCACCGTGATGAGTTAGACACTATACCCTTTTATAGAAGAAAAAGTTTCAACGAGGCAGACCCAAAGAACTATAAGTATTATGGATGGGTGGCAGAGATAGTTTTTACGTTCCTCATGTCAGTTATCGTGTTCCAGATCATGATCCCTATTTCTTTGTACATTTCTATGGAGCTTGTCCGGGTTGGCCAGGCTTACTTCATGGTTCGAGATACGCAAATGTACGACGAGGCTTCAAATTCAAGATTTCAATGCCGGGCGTTGAATATAAATGAGGATTTAGGTCAGATAAAGTATGTTTTCTCTGATAAAACGGGTACGCTCACTGAGAACAAGATGGAATTTCAATGTGCAAGCGTATGGGGAGTAGATTACAGTGATGGGAAGGCCAACACACAAAATCAGCAAGCTAGGTATTCTGTCAAAGGTAGTCAATCTTTGTTATTAACCATGTATTTTCAAGTCTGAAATTATCGATTTGTTCTACAAAAActaactctctcttttttgtatGTTCTTTGCGTGCCTTGTTTTGTTATCAGTGGATGGGAAGGTTGTGAGGCCGAAGATGACCGTGAAGGTTGATCCTCAGCTTTTAGAATTATCAAGAAGTGAAAGGGATACAGAAGAAGTCAAACATGTCCATGATTTCTTCCTTGCATTGGCAGCTTGCAACACAATTGTACCTCTTATTGTCGAGGACAAGTCTGATCCTACCATGAAGTTGATGGATTACCAAGGGGAGTCTCCAGATGAACAGGCACTGGCTTATGCTGCTGCAGCGTATGGCTTTATGCTTGTAGAACGGACTTCTGGCCATATAGTTATTGATATTCACGGAGAAAGGCAAAGGTACAAATTTTCcgttgtttctctctctcctttttcccCCCCATTTCTTTGCCATACTTTGTATTGTTACTGTCATTATTCTACAACCACTTCATTGATAAGTACTGCTGCAACTAAGTTGTACATCGTTACATTACAAAGCATTTGAAAGACGTGAATGAAGTGATATGTTTACCCATTTTAGAGTATACTGCTACATTCAGCCTTTTGCTGGAGGAGGATTAAAAGGTTTTTACTCATTTggatgaaaattttttattttttaaaatccctTCCATAAAGGGTTGTTTTCTGAGATATAGGTGACCACGTTCCATGTTTTATCTCAACTGTGGATTATTTTTGAATCATAATGGATCGATGAAGTGATCGGAATAGTGATGGCACTGCTTGGAGCTGCTACAGTTGGTTACTTGTTCCACTGACTGTTGTTGTCAGTTTGAGTTTTCTTCCTGAAAAGCTGGTTCTTACTATTTCCCACATGACCGTGCAGGTTCAATGTTTTTGGCTTGCATGAGTTTGATAGTGACCGGAAGAGGATGTCAGTTATACTGGGGTGCCCTGACAGTACTGTGAGAGTCTTTGTAAAAGGTGCCGATTCATCCATGCTTAGTGTGATAGATAGATCCTTGAACAAGAATGTGCTACAGACAACCAAAGGTCATCTCCACGCTTACTCCTCACTGGGTTTGAGAACACTCGTTATCGGGATGCGTGACTTAAGTGAGCCAGAGTTTGAGGAGTGGCACTTCTCTTTTGAGGCAGCTAGCACAGCTGTAGTTGGCAGGGCTGCTTTGCTTCGTAAGGTTGCTGGCAATGCTGAAAAGAGTCTCACAATACTGGGTGCATCAGCCATTGAAGATAAACTGCAGAAAGGGGTGCCAGAAGCCATAGAATCTTTGAGGGCAGCAGGAATTAAAGTATGGGTTTTGACTGGGGACAAGCAAGAAACTGCCATTTCAATTGGCTACTCCTCAAAGCTCCTAACAAACAAAATGACCCAGATTATAATTAATAGCAACTCTAGGCAGTCATGTCGGAAATGTTTAGAAGATGCCTTGGTCATGTCTAAGAAGCTCGGGACCGTGTCTGAAACATCAGATGACACTGGAACAAGTTCTGAAGCTGCTAGAAGCCCTGTGGCCTTGATTATCGATGGTTCGAGCCTTGTCTATATACTTGACAGTGAACTTGAAGCCCAGGTAATTGCTTACAAATTATCCTTTATCTTTCTCTATTTCATATCAAAGCTGTTGTTTGCTGATGTAGCTTACTTCTCCTTGGCTTTAGCTCTTCCAATTGGCCAGTACATGTTCCGTGGTCCTTTGTTGCCGGGTGGCTCCATTGCAGAAAGCTGGCATTGTGGCGCTAGTGAAGAAGAGGACTACTGACATGACACTCTCCATTGGAGATGGTATTCTCTTGATTTATGTTAGATAGCTATCTTATGCTTCCAAAGAGCAAACTTTAGGAGCCCAGGAATGTATTTTTCCTGTTCTCTCTCTGGTGTTTTAGGCTGACACTGGAAAAAATCTTCTGAAACTTCACAGGAGCTAATGACGTCTCAATGATCCAAATGGCTGATGTGGGAGTTGGCATCAGTGGGCAAGAGGGTCGGCAAGCTGTAATGGCATCGGATTTTTCAATGGGGCAATTCAGATTCTTGGTTCCACTTTTATTAGTCCATGGACACTGGAACTACCAGCGTATGGGCTACATGATACTTTACAATTTTTACAGGAATGCCGTCTTTGTTTTCGTTTTATTCTGGTGAGTGATACTTGTTAAATTATGTTTCGATCATTTTATACATGCAAAATTCTTCTAAATATGCCAACTAGTTTAGCTAGTTAAATTTGCGGGGCATTGTTAGCAGGCATAAATTAACTCCTTGCACAAACCTAAACTACTCCTTTGCTTATCGACGGAGAAACAGGCAATTCTTTGCTTATCTGCCATTGAATGCATACCTAATTAACTCTTTGTGGATTGTTCTTATATAGgtgtatttctaaataaactCCCTTCCTTCTTTACCTTCTTTGAAATGGATGTTTACCCTGCAGCCCATGATAACAATGGCTTTTAATGTTCTTTTGTGCACTCTCTGCAGGTATGCGCTCTTTGCTTGTTTCACTCTGACGACTGCAATCAATGAGTGGAGCAGCATGCTGTATTCTATAATTTACACTTCACTG is a window of Populus nigra chromosome 10, ddPopNigr1.1, whole genome shotgun sequence DNA encoding:
- the LOC133705839 gene encoding phospholipid-transporting ATPase 1-like, which gives rise to MAAERALLIPSPRTPNITQDLPSLPVSSNSEVKVNLDNPRLVSGMDSQNPTESSSSNEISLKSASRRSLSSNPSRASRGNSIGAGSFRDLGSKPVRLGSRRGDSEVFSASQKEISDEDARLVYLNDPAKSNERFEFTGNSVHTAKYSLISFIPRNLFEQFHRVAYVYFLIIAVLNQLPQLAVFGRTASILPLAFVLLVTAVKDAFEDWRRHMSDRIENSRLAWVLVNDQFQKKKWKDIQVGEIIKIQANDTLPCDMVLLSTSDSTGVAYVQTINLDGESNLKTRYAKQETLSKIPEKEKISGLIKCEKPNRNIYGFQANMDIDGKRLSLGPSNIILRGCELKNTSWAIGVAVYCGRETKAMLNNSGAPSKRSWLETRMNSEIIVLSVFLIALCSVVSISAAVWLRRHRDELDTIPFYRRKSFNEADPKNYKYYGWVAEIVFTFLMSVIVFQIMIPISLYISMELVRVGQAYFMVRDTQMYDEASNSRFQCRALNINEDLGQIKYVFSDKTGTLTENKMEFQCASVWGVDYSDGKANTQNQQARYSVKVDGKVVRPKMTVKVDPQLLELSRSERDTEEVKHVHDFFLALAACNTIVPLIVEDKSDPTMKLMDYQGESPDEQALAYAAAAYGFMLVERTSGHIVIDIHGERQRFNVFGLHEFDSDRKRMSVILGCPDSTVRVFVKGADSSMLSVIDRSLNKNVLQTTKGHLHAYSSLGLRTLVIGMRDLSEPEFEEWHFSFEAASTAVVGRAALLRKVAGNAEKSLTILGASAIEDKLQKGVPEAIESLRAAGIKVWVLTGDKQETAISIGYSSKLLTNKMTQIIINSNSRQSCRKCLEDALVMSKKLGTVSETSDDTGTSSEAARSPVALIIDGSSLVYILDSELEAQLFQLASTCSVVLCCRVAPLQKAGIVALVKKRTTDMTLSIGDGANDVSMIQMADVGVGISGQEGRQAVMASDFSMGQFRFLVPLLLVHGHWNYQRMGYMILYNFYRNAVFVFVLFWYALFACFTLTTAINEWSSMLYSIIYTSLPTIVVAIFDKDLSRRNLLKYPQLYGAGQRQEAYDRKLFWLTMLDTLWQSVVVFFVPLFAYWASTIDVPSIGDLWTLAVVILVNLHLAMDIIRWNWIFHAVIWGSIVATFICVMILDAFPMFAGYWAIFNIMGEGSFWVCLFIIIIAALLPRFVVKVLYQYFTPDDIQIAREAEKFGNLGDIPVEVEMNPIMEPSSPQR